The genomic interval GACTTGGAACGCCGAGAGGATTTAAAACAATATCAACTCTTTGTCCATTTGGAAGATAAGGCATATCAACTTCAGGTACTATTATTGAAACAATACCTTTATTTCCGTGACGTCCGGCCATTTTATCGCCAACTTTTAATTTGCGTTTTGTAGCTATATAAACTTTAACAAGTTTTACAACGCCATTTGGTAAAATATCGTCTTTTTCCAAAATATCAATTTTTTCATCATGCTCTTCTTTGAGTTTCTTTTTTTCATTTTGAAAATGGTTTTTTATATCTTCATACTCTTTTTGAACAGCTTTTGAATATCCTTTTATAAAGGTGTTTAACGTAAATCTGTTTGAATTTTCAAGTTCTTCTTTGCTAACCAAATCGCCTTTTTTATAATCTATTTTATTTAAAGTTTGAGCGCTTTGAAGTTTGCTTTTAGATAAAAGTGCAACAATTTTTAACATCTCTTCACGATCAAGCATTAAAAGTCTATCGTGATGCTCTTTTTCAAGTTGTGTTTTTTCATCTTCATATGCTTTAGTTGCTCTTGGGTCTTTTTCATAACCTTTTTTTGTAAAAATTTTAACGTCAATTACAACGCCTTCAAGAGAATTTCCGGCATACAACGATTTATTTACAACGTGTCCGGCTTTTTCACCGAAAATTGCGCGCAAAAGTCTTTCTTCTGGTGTCGGTTTTACTTCTCCTTTTGGAGAAACTTTTCCAACTAAAATCATACCAGGTTTTATATGAGTTCCTATTTTTACAATGCCACTATCATCAAGATGAGCAAGTTCTTCTTCTTTTACATTAGGCAAATCTTTTGTAATTTCTTCAACGCCGTCTTTTAATTCCCTTGCTTCAATCTCTTTTTCATAAATATGAACACTTGTATATTCGTCTTTGCGAATCATTTTTTCGCTCATGACAACAGCATCTTCATAGTTGTATCCATGCCAAGGCATAAAAGCAATAAGAGCATTTTTACCGATAGCAAGTTCGCCGCCGTTCATGCTGGCACCATCTGCTATAATTTGTCCCGCTTTTACGCTTTCGCCTTTTCTTACAATCGGATGTTGAGAAAAACTTGTATTTTGGTTTGTTCGAAGATTTTTTTCCATAGTATATTGATCTATAAACATACCGCTATCGTCTTCACCTAAAATAAAAATATTTTTATTATCCACTTTTTCTACTGTTCCGCTGCGTTTCGCTTTAATTGCTTGCCAAGAGTCTCTTGCTACGACCGCTTCCATTCCGGTTCCGACAATAGGAGCTGTTGAACGCAAAAGAGGAACGGCTTGTCGTTGCATGTTTGAACCCATTAACGCACGATTGGCATCGTCATGTTCCAAAAATGGAATAAGAGAAGCTGCGACACCGGCAACCATTCCACTACAAAGATCTATTAATGTAATATCTTCTCTTTTTGTCATAATTGTTTCGCCGTTTTTTCTGGCTTCAAGCAAATCTTCTACAATACGACCGTTTTCATCAAGTTTAGCGGAAGCTGACGCTATAACGCGTCCTTCTTCTTGTGTAGCTGTAAGATAGACTACTTCATCGGTGACTCTTCCATCCACTACTTTTTTATAAGGAGCCTCAATAAAACCTAAATTATTTACTTTTGCATAAGTAGACAAAGTATTTATCAAACCGATATTTTGACCTTCCGGTGTCTCAATAGGGCAAATTCTGCCATAATGAGTAGGATGAACGTCACGCACTTCAAAACCTGCACGCTCTTTTACAAGTCCACCTTCACCAAGTGCCGAAAGACGACGTTTGTGAGTAATTTCACTTAACGGATTTGTTTGATCCATAAATTGACTTAATTGTCCGCCTGTGAAAAATTCCATAAATGTAGTTGTAACCATTTTAGGATTTAATAAATCATAAGGCATAAGTTCATCTACATTGTTTGTAAGTGTTGTAAATTTATCTTTTATCGCCTTTTGAACCTTGATAAAACCTATGTGCATTTCGTTTGCCAAAAGCTCACCGATAGCTCTAATACGGCGATTTCCAAGGTGATCTCTATCATCTATATATCCAATTCCATTTTTTACGCGAATTAGATATTTTGCTGTTTTAATTATATCTTCATTAGTTAATACGGTTAAGTATTCCGGCACATTTAAACCAAGTTTATGATTCATTTTCATACGACCGACTTTTGTCAAATCATATCTTTCAGGATTGAAAAACAGATCATTTACAAAATTTCTAGCTACCTCTTTTACGACAGGTTCGCCAGGACGCATAACTTTGTAAATTCTAATAGCCGCCAAATCATTTTCATCATCTACATTTTCAGTTTGTTGTAAAATCTTTAAAGCATCGCCATCTTGTAAAAATGAATTAATAATAGAACTATCAACTCCATTTGCAAGATCGTCTGCAATTTGAATAGGAGCTCCGATTTCTAAAACTTTAGCAAGTTTACTTTCATCAAGCGCAGTAAGTGTATCAAATAAAATTTCGCCGCTTTCACTATCAACGATAGGCGTAGCTAAATATCTTTCAGCTAAAATTTCGATAGGATATTCTATCAATTTTAATCCATCGCTAATAAGTTTTTCAGCTTTTTTCTTTGTTAGGCGTTTTCCTGCGCTATGCAAAATTTCGCCCTTTTCATTTTTTATGTCATAATCGATTCTGCCGGTAAAATCATTCGGATCAAAATCTATTAAAAATTTTCCATTTTTTATATAAATTGTTTTTATAGGATAAAATAACTTTATAATATCCTCTTTTTTATATCCAAGTGCCCTAAATAATATTGTTATAGGCATTTTTCTGCGTTTATTTATTCGCACATAAAGTATATCTTTTGCATCATATTCGAAGTATAGCCAAGAGCCGCGATCTGGTATAATTTGAGCCGTATAGATTAATTTATTTACGACAGTTGGACTTTCTTCTTCTTTAAAAATAACGCCCGGACTTCTATGAAGTTGATTCACAACTACACGCTCAACGCCGTTAATTACAAATGAAATTCTATCTGTCATCAAAGGTATATCACGAATAAAAATTTCTTGTTCTTTTATATCTTTTACGCCAATTTTTTCGCCTGTTTTTTCATCTTTTTCATTTATTATAAGACGAATTTTCATTTTTAAATTTACAGAATATGTAAGGCCGCGCTCCATGCACTCTCTTATTGTATATTTCGGCTTTGTTATTTCACTGCCGGCATATTCCAATGTAAGACGATTTTGTGGATCGTGTATAGGAAATATTGATTTAAAAACTTTTTCTATACCACTTTTTTCATTAGAGTCATCTAGATTTAGAAAATGGTCAAAACTCTTTTTTTGTAATTGTAATAAATTTGGAACATCAATCTCTTTTGGAACTTTCGAAAAGTCTATTCTAAGACGATTTCCGGAATATAAGCTATTTAGCATAAGGCTACCTCGTAGTATTTTTTGAAAGAAAAGAAGTGCCGAAAAATTCGGCACACATATTGTTTAAAAAAGAAAAATCTTTTTTCAATTATTTAAGCTCTACTTTTGCTCCGGCTGCTTCAAGATCTGCTTTAGCTTTTTCAGCATCTTCTTTATTCATGCCCTCTTTAAGAACAGATGGAGTTTTTTCTACCGCATCTTTTGCTTCTTTAAGACCAAGACCTGTGATAGCACGAACTGCTTTAATAACTTTAATTTTTTCAGCGCCTGTATCAGTCAAAACAAGATCAAACTCTGTTTTTTCTTCAGCAGCTGCTGCTGCGCCAGCTCCTGCACCACCTGCTACCATTACAGGTGCTGCACTTACACCAAATTTTTCTTCGAATTCTTTTACTAATTCACTAAGTTCTAAAACTGAAAGATTAGAAATATATTCTAATACGTCTTCTTTTGTAATTGCCATTTTTTATCCTTTTTTAAGCTGATTTTTTTTCTTTAAGCGCATTTAAGCCGATTGTAAAATTTTGAATCGGTGCGTTCCAAACTTGAAGTAGCATTGCAATAAGTTCGTCGCGGCTAGGTAATTTAGACAATGCAACGATTTTTGATAAAGATGCAACTTCGCCATCCATATATGCTGTTTTGATTTTGAAAGATTCGTTTTGTTCTTCAAATTTTGCTGCTACTTTACAAACATCAATTTGATTTCCCCACAAGAAAATATTTGTATCTTTCAGTTCCATGCCATCTTTGCTTGCATTTTTAAGTGCGATATTCGCCAAAGTATTTTTGACTACTTGAACTTTTACATCAACTTCTCTTGCATTATTTCTTAAATTTTCAAGCGCTTTGACACTAAGTCCTTTAAAATCGCTAACTAGAACAGCTTCTGAATTTTTAAAACCATCGGTAAGTTCAGCAACAATTTTTGCTTTTTCATCTCTTGTCATTTTTTCTCCTTTCCGACCGGCGATTTCAGGTAGAGAGAGCTTTTGCTCAATTAAGCTTTCGCCTCGACCGTCTCCAATCAAAATTTATGAATTTTTTATCTTATTTTAAATCAAGCAACTCTTGCGTATCAAGGCTAA from Campylobacter hominis ATCC BAA-381 carries:
- the rpoB gene encoding DNA-directed RNA polymerase subunit beta codes for the protein MLNSLYSGNRLRIDFSKVPKEIDVPNLLQLQKKSFDHFLNLDDSNEKSGIEKVFKSIFPIHDPQNRLTLEYAGSEITKPKYTIRECMERGLTYSVNLKMKIRLIINEKDEKTGEKIGVKDIKEQEIFIRDIPLMTDRISFVINGVERVVVNQLHRSPGVIFKEEESPTVVNKLIYTAQIIPDRGSWLYFEYDAKDILYVRINKRRKMPITILFRALGYKKEDIIKLFYPIKTIYIKNGKFLIDFDPNDFTGRIDYDIKNEKGEILHSAGKRLTKKKAEKLISDGLKLIEYPIEILAERYLATPIVDSESGEILFDTLTALDESKLAKVLEIGAPIQIADDLANGVDSSIINSFLQDGDALKILQQTENVDDENDLAAIRIYKVMRPGEPVVKEVARNFVNDLFFNPERYDLTKVGRMKMNHKLGLNVPEYLTVLTNEDIIKTAKYLIRVKNGIGYIDDRDHLGNRRIRAIGELLANEMHIGFIKVQKAIKDKFTTLTNNVDELMPYDLLNPKMVTTTFMEFFTGGQLSQFMDQTNPLSEITHKRRLSALGEGGLVKERAGFEVRDVHPTHYGRICPIETPEGQNIGLINTLSTYAKVNNLGFIEAPYKKVVDGRVTDEVVYLTATQEEGRVIASASAKLDENGRIVEDLLEARKNGETIMTKREDITLIDLCSGMVAGVAASLIPFLEHDDANRALMGSNMQRQAVPLLRSTAPIVGTGMEAVVARDSWQAIKAKRSGTVEKVDNKNIFILGEDDSGMFIDQYTMEKNLRTNQNTSFSQHPIVRKGESVKAGQIIADGASMNGGELAIGKNALIAFMPWHGYNYEDAVVMSEKMIRKDEYTSVHIYEKEIEARELKDGVEEITKDLPNVKEEELAHLDDSGIVKIGTHIKPGMILVGKVSPKGEVKPTPEERLLRAIFGEKAGHVVNKSLYAGNSLEGVVIDVKIFTKKGYEKDPRATKAYEDEKTQLEKEHHDRLLMLDREEMLKIVALLSKSKLQSAQTLNKIDYKKGDLVSKEELENSNRFTLNTFIKGYSKAVQKEYEDIKNHFQNEKKKLKEEHDEKIDILEKDDILPNGVVKLVKVYIATKRKLKVGDKMAGRHGNKGIVSIIVPEVDMPYLPNGQRVDIVLNPLGVPSRMNIGQIMESHLGLVGWRLGEQIAKILEEKTSDWIKHVREKMIEIASTAKLMNAKKTLEKLSDEELLKYARDWAHGVKFAAPIFEGIVPEDFEKLFKMANIDPDGKTDLYDGRTGEKFKERVNVGCMYYLKLHHLVDEKEHARSTGPYSLVTQQPVGGKALFGGQRFGEMEVWALEAYGAAYTLREMLTIKSDDVDGRFSAYKALTRGENVETAGIPETFFVLTKELKSLALDVEIYEKDESNE
- the rplL gene encoding 50S ribosomal protein L7/L12, whose amino-acid sequence is MAITKEDVLEYISNLSVLELSELVKEFEEKFGVSAAPVMVAGGAGAGAAAAAEEKTEFDLVLTDTGAEKIKVIKAVRAITGLGLKEAKDAVEKTPSVLKEGMNKEDAEKAKADLEAAGAKVELK
- the rplJ gene encoding 50S ribosomal protein L10, translated to MTRDEKAKIVAELTDGFKNSEAVLVSDFKGLSVKALENLRNNAREVDVKVQVVKNTLANIALKNASKDGMELKDTNIFLWGNQIDVCKVAAKFEEQNESFKIKTAYMDGEVASLSKIVALSKLPSRDELIAMLLQVWNAPIQNFTIGLNALKEKKSA